One part of the Thermoanaerobaculia bacterium genome encodes these proteins:
- a CDS encoding MBL fold metallo-hydrolase: MITEANQSDSLRSDQTIRITILVDDHAGHGLMQEHGFSLWIETPEKRILFDTGQGEALLPNSRIMGVDLSTCDDVVLSHGHYDHTGGLPDLFQKNQRVKVYCHPGALLPRHEAGGKNVRSVGIPSDSLYSLESIPDTRIHWATGPCRLSDGIGLTGPIPRSTGYEDTGGAFILHPDLRDPDPMDDDLALWIETETGLIVCVGCSHAGVINTLQYILDLNPGSKIRAVLGGFHMLHASSDRMERTEFELHNINPDLVIPCHCTGDAATKGLAKTMGNRLIAGEAGQVFHF, translated from the coding sequence GTGATCACTGAAGCAAACCAATCCGACTCTTTAAGGTCTGACCAAACGATTCGGATCACGATCCTCGTCGATGATCACGCAGGCCATGGCCTGATGCAGGAACATGGATTTTCCCTGTGGATTGAAACTCCGGAGAAGCGCATTCTCTTTGATACGGGGCAGGGTGAAGCCCTCCTCCCCAACAGCCGCATTATGGGAGTGGACCTCTCCACCTGCGATGATGTCGTTCTCAGCCACGGCCACTACGACCATACAGGGGGGTTACCTGATCTTTTTCAGAAAAATCAGAGGGTGAAAGTTTATTGTCATCCAGGAGCCCTCCTCCCCCGCCATGAAGCTGGCGGGAAAAATGTTCGGTCTGTCGGTATTCCTTCGGATTCCCTTTACAGTCTCGAATCGATTCCAGACACCCGGATTCACTGGGCCACCGGGCCCTGCCGCCTCTCCGATGGGATCGGGTTGACCGGCCCGATCCCACGGTCAACCGGGTACGAAGATACCGGAGGGGCATTCATTCTTCACCCGGATCTGCGTGACCCGGATCCGATGGATGATGATCTGGCCCTCTGGATTGAGACCGAAACCGGCTTGATCGTATGTGTGGGCTGCAGCCATGCCGGCGTTATCAACACCCTTCAGTACATTCTTGATCTCAACCCCGGTTCGAAGATCCGTGCGGTCCTCGGAGGGTTTCATATGCTTCACGCATCTTCCGATCGAATGGAAAGAACGGAATTCGAGCTTCACAACATCAACCCGGACCTGGTCATACCCTGCCACTGCACCGGAGATGCTGCAACGAAGGGTCTGGCCAAAACCATGGGAAACCGGCTTATAGCCGGAGAGGCCGGCCAGGTTTTCCACTTCTGA